The Maylandia zebra isolate NMK-2024a linkage group LG4, Mzebra_GT3a, whole genome shotgun sequence genome includes a window with the following:
- the cdipt gene encoding CDP-diacylglycerol--inositol 3-phosphatidyltransferase, which produces MDTENIFLFVPNLIGYARVVLALISFFLMPCCPWPAVFCYLLSALLDAFDGHAARALNQSTKFGAMLDMLTDRCATMCLLVNLSLLYPSYAFLFQLSMCLDIASHWLHLHSSTVKGSASHKTIDLSGNAILRLYYTSKPVLFVMCAGNELFFCLLYLLYHIEEPAGWLYWLQGLCGIICLLKSGISVLHLITASKNMAAIDAAEREKALKMKNGQNVGVSLQVDG; this is translated from the exons ATGGACACGGAGAACATTTTCCTCTTCGTTCCTAATTTAATCG GTTATGCCCGGGTGGTGCTGGCCCTGatctccttcttcctgatgcCCTGCTGCCCGTGGCCGGCCGTCTTCTGCTACCTGCTCAGCGCTCTGCTGGATGCCTTTGACGGCCATGCAGCGCGAGCGCTCAATCAGT CCACTAAGTTCGGCGCCATGTTGGACATGCTGACTGACCGCTGCGCCACCATGTGTCTGCTGGTCAACCTATCCCTGCTCTACCCCTCCTACGCCTTCCTGTTCCAGCTCAGCATGTGTCTGGACATCGCCAGCCACTGGCTGCACCTGCACAG CTCGACTGTAAAGGGATCAGCGAGCCATAAAACCATCGACCTCTCTGGGAACGCCATCCTACGCCTCTACTACACCTCCAAG CCAGTCCTGTTTGTGATGTGCGCCGGGAACGAGCTCTTCTTCTGCTTGCTCTACCTTCTCTATCACATCGAGGAGCCGGCAG GCTGGCTCTACTGGCTGCAGGGGCTCTGCGGGATCATCTGCCTGCTCAAGTCCGGCATCAGCGTCCTGCACCTCATCACCGCCTCCAAGAACATGGCCGCCATTGATGCCGCCGAGCGGGAGAAGGCCTTGAAGATGAA AAACGGTCAAAATGTGGGAGTGTCCCTGCAGGTGGACGGGTAA
- the maza gene encoding myc-associated zinc finger protein yields the protein MDTSWSNFLFQTPPTQSQPETPLQSELLPELTGSAQSPPGEHIVTPPSTVDTAALSEEPLPVKPLTKPSRPAHICATCNKEFKNSYNLRRHQSVHTGIKMKDRAAREKEDGAKAGRVEKQTVPLSLLHLALPPQQPPPPPAAPGQETLPQPGQHVNQEGQPVSVSIAPATVTMAAPPQPIQAAVVVVGSMEQNPNPNPIPSTNQVRKNHACEACGKAFRDVYHLNRHRLSHSDEKPYSCPICQQRFKRKDRMSYHVRSHQGGVEKPYICPHCAKAFSRPDHLNSHVRQVHSTERPFKCTTCTSAFATRDRLRAHLIRHEEKVPCHICGKLLSAAYITDHMRVHNQSQHHACHLCNRSFTTLTYLRVHAQKHHGQEWKESGGARGAFGGTGAGGVLLCQLCGVQCKTATQLQGHMGTHANQGDPTPDQTSTGPVGTTSVAVTVSSASTVGLLVTDCSGIAPQPHS from the exons ATGGACACCTCCTGGAGTAATTTCCTCTTTCAG ACGCCTCCGACTCAGAGTCAGCCCGAGACGCCGCTACAGTCGGAGCTGCTGCCGGAGCTGACCGGCTCGGCTCAGAGTCCTCCGGGCGAGCACATCGTGACACCGCCGTCCACCGTCGACACGGCCGCCCTGAGCGAGGAGCCGCTGCCAG TCAAACCGCTCACCAAGCCGAGCCGGCCCGCCCACATCTGCGCCACCTGCAACAAGGAGTTCAAGAACAGCTACAACCTGCGGCGGCACCAGTCGGTGCACACGGGCATCAAGATGAAGGATCGGGCGGCCCGGGAGAAGGAGGACGGAGCGAAGGCCGGCCGGGTGGAGAAGCAGACGGTCCCgctctccctcctccacctcgcCCTGCCCCCGCAGCAGCCTCCTCCCCCTCCCGCGGCTCCCGGCCAAGAGACCCTCCCCCAGCCCGGCCAGCACGTCAACCAGGAGGGCCAGCCGGTGTCTGTGTCCATCGCCCCGGCAACAGTAACCATGGCTGCGCCGCCTCAGCCCATCCAGGCAGCCGTTGTTGTCGTTGGGTCCATGGAGCAG AATCCCAATCCTAATCCCATTCCCAGCACCAATCAGGTGAGGAAGAACCACGCCTGCGAGGCCTGTGGAAAGGCCTTCAGGGACGTCTACCACCTCAACCGCCACCGGCTGTCCCACTCGGACGAGAAGCCGTACTCCTGCCCCATCTGCCAGCAGCGCTTCAAGAGGAAAGACAGGATGAGCTACCATGTGCGCTCGCACCAGGGCGGCGTGGAGAAGCCGTACATCTGCCCGCACTGCGCCAAGGCCTTTTCTCG ACCGGACCACCTCAACAGTCACGTGCGACAGGTGCACTCCACAGAGAGGCCGTTCAAGTGCACG ACGTGCACGTCAGCGTTTGCCACACGGGATCGCCTCCGTGCTCACCTGATTCGCCACGAGGAGAAGGTGCCGTGTCACATCTGCGGGAAGCTGCTGTCGGCCGCTTACATCACCGACCACATGCGGGTccacaaccaatcacagcaccaCGCCTGCCACCTCTGCAACCGCA GCTTCACCACCCTTACCTACCTGCGCGTCCACGCCCAGAAGCACCACGGCCAGGAGTGGAAGGAGAGCGGCGGGGCGCGGGGGGCTTTCGGCGGGACCGGGGCCGGCGGCGTGCTGCTCTGCCAGCTGTGCGGGGTACAGTGCAAGACGGCCACGCAGCTCCAGGGTCACATGGGCACCCACGCCAACCAGGGCGACCCCACCCCCGACCAGACGAGCACGGGGCCCGTGGGCACCACCAGCGTGGCGGTCACGGTGTCCAGTGCTAGCACAGTGGGACTGCTGGTCACTGACTGCTCCGGTATCGCCCCGCAGCCCCACAGCTAG
- the nlk1 gene encoding nemo-like kinase, type 1: protein MAFHGAGRQTVCGDLFPGSELGHKYFCVSSSCGAPSTGLSATPCLTGPTAPAGTPRHPTALGGSTGGGAAVPQPYSNPASEVPSPAEMEPDRPIGYGAFGVVWSVTDPRDGRKVALKKMPNVFQNLVSCKRVFRELRMLCFFKHDNVLSALDILQPPQIDCFEEIYVITELMQSDLHKVIVSPQPLTTDHIKVFLYQILRGLKYLHSAGILHRDIKPGNLLVNSNCLLKICDFGLARVEEPDPSRHMTQEVVTQYYRAPEVLMGCRHYSSAIDVWSVGCIFAELLGRRILFQAQSPIQQLDLITDLLGTPPLSALAAACEGARAHILRGPHKPPSLSVLYMLSDGATHEAVHLLCRMLVFDPAKRISGSDALSHPYLDEGRLRYHTCMCQCCYSVPSGRVYTRDFEPVAERPFSHSYENSLLSVWQGKELIHRFITEHQQGKRVPLCINPQSAAFKTFIRSTAWHSSKVSRKEER, encoded by the exons ATGGCATTTCACGGCGCAGGCCGGCAGACCGTGTGTGGAGACCTATTTCCGGGCTCTGAGCTGGGCCACAAGTATTTCTGCGTGAGCTCCTCCTGCGGAGCCCCCTCCACGGGCCTCAGCGCCACACCGTGCCTCACCGGACCCACCGCCCCGGCAGGGACCCCTCGTCACCCCACAGCCCTCGGAGGAAGCACCGGCGGCGGCGCGGCGGTGCCTCAGCCCTACAGCAACCCAGCCAGCGAGGTGCCGAGCCCCGCAGAGATGGAGCCAGACCGACCCATCGGTTATGGCGCATTTGGAGTTGTTTG GTCTGTGACCGATCCTCGGGACGGCCGGAAGGTGGCTTTGAAGAAGATGCCCAACGTCTTCCAGAACCTGGTCTCCTGCAAGAGGGTCTTCAGAGAGCTGCGGATGCTGTGCTTCTTCAAACACGACAAT GTTCTGTCGGCTCTGGACATTCTGCAGCCTCCGCAGATCGACTGCTTCGAGGAGAT CTACGTGATAACAGAGCTGATGCAGAGCGACCTCCACAAAGTGATCGTGTCTCCTCAGCCGCTCACCACGGACCACATCAAGGTCTTCCTCTACCAGATCCTCCGAG GTTTGAAGTACCTGCACTCCGCTGGGATCCTGCACAGAGACATCAAACCCGGAAACCTGCTGGTCAACAGCAACTGCCTGCTCAAG ATTTGTGACTTCGGCCTGGCGCGTGTGGAGGAGCCCGACCCGTCACGTCACATGACGCAGGAGGTGGTGACTCAGTACTACAGGGCGCCGGAGGTGCTGATGGGCTGCCGGCACTACAGCTCAGCCATCGACGTGTGGTCGGTGGGCTGCATCTTCGCCGAGCTGCTGGGGCGACGCATCCTCTTCCAGGCTCAGAGTCCCATTCAGCAG CTGGACCTGATCACCGACCTGCTGGGAACGCCGCCTCTGTCGGCCCTGGCAGCGGCCTGCGAGGGCGCCCGGGCCCACATCCTGAGGGGGCCGCACAAACCG CCGTCGCTGTCGGTGCTCTACATGCTGTCTGACGGAGCGACCCACGAGGCCGTGCACCTCCTCTGCCGGATGCTGGTCTTTGATCCG GCCAAGAGGATTTCGGGCAGCGACGCCCTCTCCCACCCTTACCTGGATGAAGGGCGTCTGCGTTACCACACCTGCATGTGTCAGTGCTGCTACTCCGTCCCCAGCGGGCGAGTTTACACCCGGGACTTTGAGCCGGTCGCTGAGCGTCCGTTCAGCCACAGCTACGAGAACAGCCTGCTGTCAGTGTGGCAGGGGAAAG